Proteins co-encoded in one Oreochromis aureus strain Israel breed Guangdong linkage group 3, ZZ_aureus, whole genome shotgun sequence genomic window:
- the LOC120439006 gene encoding coiled-coil domain-containing protein 106-like, with product MASSVNTTSLERSTGMRTRAKRGNNNVDKMDVRVTSGVTVAPPAQLADRRKSQELEICKMRLEWQKDKIDELTKERDYLKEQLAASLSKEPTSSVQDSSEVLSISSLSSDGSFDESSNSSMSTTSSDEDRKKRKKGKAKKHKKSKKHYQKQRTRVQNPKQVVTRYNKILRLFKRGGTMSAAFKRLGVDRNTIVATAPIAELFIVAPERYKELEKNKQGQKLSLFATQCAAAISADPETEEKFKAYKSSGKLLPLKTKKD from the exons ATGGCTTCCTCTGTGAACACGACAAGCCTCGAGCGATCTACCGGCATGCGAACCCGGGCAAAAAGGGGGAATAATAACGTGGACAAGATGGATGTTCGTGTTACCAGtg GTGTGACTGTTGCCCCACCTGCACAGCTGGCAGACAGAAGAAAATCACAAGAGTTGGAGATCTGTAAGATGAGGCTGGAGTGGCAAAAGGATAAGATTGATGAGCTCACCAAAGAAAGAGACTATCTAAAGGAGCAATTAGCAGCAT CTCTCTCAAAGGAACCCACAAGTTCTGTCCAGGATTCCAGTGAGGTATTGAGCATATCTTCACTGTCCTCTGATGGGTCTTTTGATGAGAGTTCTAACTCCTCCATGAGCACAACTTCATCAGATGAAgacaggaagaagaggaagaagggcAAAGCAAAAAAGCACAAGAAGTCAAAGAAACAttaccaaaaacaaagaacaagag TCCAGAATCCTAAGCAAGTGGTCACCCGGTATAACAAGATTTTGAGGCTGTTCAAAAGAGGAGGCACCATGTCTGCTGCCTTTAAACGTCTGGGAGTGGACCGGAACACGATTGTGGCAACTGCTCCAATTGCTGAGCTATTCATTGTTGCACCTGAGAGGTAtaaggaattagaaaaaaacaagcagGGACAGAAACTTTCATTGTTTGCTACACAGTGTGCTGCAGCAATCAGTGCAGATCCAGAAACAGAGGAAAAATTCAAAGCGTACAAGTCTTCAGGGAAGTTGCTTCCtcttaaaacaaagaaagattag
- the LOC120439005 gene encoding uncharacterized protein LOC120439005, producing the protein MGNLTRLKKLINEEISKRGPLKLIKYLQRKKLLKRKIKCKVCQQKMELKKRVNNGDQYAWICRGAAHGGHVKQTSVRHKSLFSRSKVSLQRWMQFIYRFSQGLRLRQIDMIDDTIAGSTTTLSKMSKKIRRVCVAAVQRLRRRTGQQIGGRREFVVIDESHFRHKRKYGRGRMAGGWKRRKWVFGMLGIKHRGKTRPILRLVEKRSRRHLVPVITLHIRIGSSVISDEWRAYRVLPNLGYEHHTVNHSRWYVDPHTGAHTQHLERAWRSYKEQIWRLRGNRNDRLLSEHLTVIEWNE; encoded by the exons ATGGGAAATCTCACACGACTGAAAAAACTAATTAACGAGGAGATTTCGAAAAGAGGCCCACTGAAGCTTATAAAATATCTTCAGAGGAAAAAGctacttaaaagaaaaataaaatgcaaagtcTGCCAGCAGAAaatggaactgaagaaaagggtGAACAACGGAGACCAATATGCTTG GATCTGTCGTGGAGCAGCACATGGTGGACACGTCAAACAAACCTCCGTCAGACACAAGTCACTTTTCAGCCGTTCTAAAGTCTCACTTCAACGTTGGATGCAATTTATCTACAG aTTTTCTCAGGGTCTGCGATTACGTCAAATCGACATGATAGATGACACCATTGCAGGCAGCACAACAACACTTAGTAAAATGTCCAAAAAAATAAGGAGGGTATGTGTGGCTGCAGTTCAAAGATTGAGACGTCGTACAGGTCAGCAGATTGGTGGCCGAAGGGAGTTTGTTGTGATTGATGAGAGTCACTTTCGTCACAAACGAAAG TATGGGAGAGGAAGAATGGCTGGGGgatggaaaagaagaaagtggGTCTTTGGAATGCTGGGCATAAAACATCGAGGGAAAACGAGGCCTATCTTGCGACTTGTGGAGAAAAGATCTCGAAGACATCTTGTTCCTGTGATTACCCTTCATATCCGGATTGGTTCCTCAGTGATAAGTGATGAATGGCGGGCCTATCGTGTACTCCCAAATTTAGGGTATGAACACCATACTGTTAACCACAGCAGGTGGTATGTTGACCCTCATACAGGTGCCCATACCCAACATCTGGAGAGAGCCTGGAGGTCTTACAAGGAGCAAATCTGGAGACTCAGGGGTAACAGAAATGATAGACTACTGTCAGAACACCTTACAGTTATTGAGTGGAACGAGTAG